The proteins below come from a single Metarhizium brunneum chromosome 1, complete sequence genomic window:
- the ain1 gene encoding Alpha-actinin-like protein 1, with protein MAALPLGASGDDAAGQLLERSPSPPPGNLEGAGQGSQFCLHNSSCSHLDGCTCVLDDDHLVRQFRDSISASTSRSSRSSTLSTASTSLTAADCDCTQSTATGPGCRSQTRSSLPGKRSRRDREQLQAARLQRSGRDGPPLGSKDKPSKHSKANWSRRRSGNTSGTADALAAVEPANEHSLVKMSTLEQQRWINVQQKTFTKWLNTKLVSRGLEVKDLVKDFGDGVMLIHLLESLSNESLGRYASKPKLRVQKFENANLALDFIKCRGIQMTNIGAEDIVDGNRKIVLGLIWTLILRFTISDINEEGMSAKEGLLLWCQRKTACYDEVEVRDFSASWNDGLAFCALLDIHRPDLIDFDSLDKHDHRGNMQLAFDIAHEEIGIPRLLDVEDVCDVPKPDERSLMTYIAYWFHAFSQMEKVENAGRRVEKFVSNMQGAWEMQTAYEKRMKELLAALRAQVKEWQLAQFEGTYADAKAQAKDFAAYKRGQKRDWVAEKSDLATLLGNIKTKLGTYRLRPYDPPAELSLDALERDWGTLAKAEMRRAQLINETIRDIKNALRKSFADKANDFAMALNTMQLAISGLDGDIEDQWHHVKKLSDNLAPLDRYLETIEAVDAKCYEANIEENDFTTYTYDELAYELGLVKSSVQKKLAFLENQMVARNMTNLTPIQLEEFESVFRHFDRDDSNSLHEIEFGAALASLGLVFSEEEMHDYFLETSGGRDEVTFEQFIRFMVDVTEDQNTAEQVFQSFREVADGKPYVTEMDLRHSLVPDEVIDKLVEMMPPHKGPDMSQDRGQPQFDYISFMEKMIDAEGTQDDVPSGVLQDRTNLGDTNPRKSPKANGFPG; from the exons ATGGCAGCGCTTCCCTTGGGCGCATCGGGAGATGATGCTGCTggccagctcctcgagcggagcccgtcgccgccgcccggcAACCTGGAAGGTGCGGGCCAGGGCAGCCAATTTTGTTTACACAACTCGTCCTGCAGCCACTTGGACGGGTGCACATGCGTTCTCGACGACGACCATTTAGTACGGCAATTCCGCGACTCAATCTCAGCATCGACATCGCGATCCTCCCGGTCCTCGACCCTGTCAACTGCATCCACGAGCCTCACTGCTGCCGACTGCGACTGCACGCAGTCTACCGCCACTGGCCCCGGTTGCCGCTCTCAAACCCGTTCGTCTCTCCCCGGCAAGCGGAGCAGGCGGGACAGGGAGCAGCTGCAGGCTGCACGATTACAGCGGTCAGGACGCGACGGGCCTCCATTGggctccaaggacaagccTTCAAAACATTCAAAGGCAAACTGGAGCCGTCGACGGTCAGGAAACACGAGCGGTACGGCAGatgccctcgccgccgttgaGCCTGCGAATGAACACAGCCTGGTCAAGATGTCGACTCTCGAGCAGCAAAGGTGGATTAATGTCCAGCAAAAGACTTTTACAAAATG GTTAAATACAAAGTTGGTATCAAGAGGCCTCGAGGTCAAGGATCTTGTCAAGGATTTCGGTGATGGT GTCATGCTTATCCATCTCCTGGAATCACTGTCGAACGAGTCCCTCGGCCGCTATGCTTCGAAACCAAAACTACGCGTGCAAAAGTTTGAGAATGCCAACCTGGCTCTCGACTTCATTAAATGTAGGGGAATCCAAATGACGAATATTGGCGCCGAGGACATCGTCGACGGCAATCGTAAGATTGTCCTCGGGCTCATCTGGACCCTGATTCTTCGATTTACAATCAGCGACATCAACGAGGAGGGCATGTCTGCCAAAGAAGGCCTATTATTATGGTGCCAAAGAAAGACTGCCTGCTATGACGAGGTTGAAGTACGAGACTTCAGCGCAAGCTGGAACGACGGGCTGGCTTTTTGCGCGCTTCTTGATATCCATCGGCCAGACTTGATCGACTTTGATTCACTAGACAAGCACGATCACCGCGGAAACATGCAACTTGCCTTTGATATTGCCCACGAAGAGATTGGCATTCCCCGGCTTTTGGATGTGGAGGATGTGTGTGATGTGCCGAAGCCCGATGAGCGAAGTTTGATGACGTACATTGCATACTGGTTCCACGCCTTTTCGCAGATGGAGAAGGTCGAGAATGCAGGCAGACGAGTCGAAAAGTTTGTCAGCAACATGCAGGGCGCTTGGGAAATGCAGACTGCCTACGAGAAGCGAATGAAGGAGCTCCTCGCGGCCCTGCGCGCCCAAGTCAAGGAATGGCAACTAGCCCAGTTTGAGGGGACGTATGCAGATGCAAAAGCGCAAGCCAAGGACTTTGCTGCCTATAAAAGGGGGCAAAAGAGAGACTGGGTTGCTGAAAAGAGTGATCTTGCAACACTTCTTGGAAATATCAAGACAAAACTTGGCACCTACCGACTCCGGCCGTACGATCCACCCGCAGAGTTGAGCCTGGATGCGCTGGAGCGGGATTGGGGTACTCTGGCAAAGGCAGAAATGAGGAGAGCACAACTGATCAATGAGACCATTCGCGA TATCAAAAACGCTCTTCGAAAGTCATTTGCAGATAAAGCTAATGACTTTGCAATGGCTCTCAACACGATGCAACTTGCCATTTCTGGTCTGGATGGAGATATCGAGGACCAATGGCACCACGTCAAGAAGCTGAGTGACAACTTGGCCCCCTTGGATCGCTATCTGGAAACAATagaagccgtcgacgccaaaTGCTACGAGGCCAATATTGAGGAAAACGACTTTACAACATATACATATGATGAACTAGCATACGAGCTGGGACTCGTCAAATCATCAGTGCAAAAGAAGCTGGCATTCCTGGAGAACCAGATGGTGGCCCGAAATATGACCAACCTGACGCCTATCCAGTTGGAGGAGTTTGAAAGTGTCTTTCGTCATTTTGACAGAGATGACTCGAATTCTCTTCATGAGATTGAGTTTGGCGCTGCCCTTGCCTCTCTTGGACTGGTATTTTCTGAGGAAGAGATGCATGACTACTTCTTGGAGACGTCTGGCGGGCGCGATGAGGTAACATTTGAGCAGTTTATTCGATTCATGGTGGACGTCACGGAGGATCAGAACACTGCAGAGCAAGTGTTCCAGTCCTTCCGTGAAGTGGCCGACGGCAAACCGTACGTGACGGAGATGGACCTGCGGCATAGTCTGGTCCCTGACGAGGTGATTGATAAACTTGTCGAGATGATGCCCCCTCACAAGGGTCCGGACATGTCGCAAGACCGCGGACAGCCCCAATTTGATTACATTTCATtcatggagaagatgatCGACGCGGAGGGGACACAGGATGATGTGCCCAGTGGAGTTCTACAGGACCGTACTAACCTGGGCGACACAAATCCGCGCAAGAGTCCCAAAGCAAATGGGTTTCCTGGGTAA
- the cys-17 gene encoding Cysteine synthase 1, with protein sequence MFRRSAVRLAVAAAKAAEPSAHTLAVSKAQGISKGLTGAIGNTPLIRLNRLSEETGCEILGKAEFMNPGGSVKDRAALYVVKDAEERGLLGPGGTVVEGTAGNTGIGLAHVCRSRGYRLVIYMPDTQSQGKIDLLRLLGAEVHPVPAVAFDNPDNYNHRARRHAEALDNAVWTNQFDNTANRRAHIETTGPEIWAQTAGGVDAFTCATGTAGTLAGITRYLKDVSGGRVRSYLADPPGSVLHSYISSGGKLVERSGSSITEGIGQGRITDNLKPDIDLLDGSLHVSDDKSIEMVYRCLDEEGIYLGASSALNVAAAKEVAEKLGKGHTVVTMLCDGAYRYADRLFSRKWLAEKKLLGAIPKHLEKYIVLP encoded by the exons ATGTTTCGACGCAGCGCTGTACGGCTAGCTGTTGCGGCGGCCAAAGCTGCCGAGCCGAGTGCTCACACGCTTGCCGTGTCCAAGGCCCAAGGCATCTCCAAGGGCCTGACTGGCG ccATCGGAAACACCCCCCTCATCCGCCTCAACAGGCTCTCCGAAGAGACGGGCTGCGAGATCCTGGGCAAGGCCGAGTTCATGAACCCGGGGGGCTCGGTCAAGGACCGCGCAGCCCTGTACGTGGTcaaggacgccgaggagCGCGGGCTCCTGGGCCCGGGGGGCACCGTGGTCGAGGGCACCGCCGGCAACACGGGCATCGGGCTCGCGCACGTCTGCCGCTCCCGCGGGTACCGCCTCGTCATCTACATGCCCGACACGCAGTCGCAGGGCAAGATCGACCTGCTGCGCCTCCTGGGCGCCGAGGTGCACCCCGTGCCGGCCGTGGCCTTTGACAACCCGGACAACTACAACCACCGGGCGAGGCGGCACGCCGAGGCCCTCGACAACGCTGTGTGGACGAACCAGTTTGACAACACGGCCAACCGGCGCGCACACATTGAGACGACGGGGCCTGAGATCTGGGCCCAGACGGCGGGGGGCGTGGACGCGTTTACCTGCGCGACGGGCACGGCGGGCACCCTCGCCGGTATCACGCGGTACTTGAAGGACGTGTCGGGGGGTAGGGTGAGGAGCTACCTGGCCGACCCGCCGGGGAGCGTGTTGCACTCGTACATTAGCTCGGGGGGGAAGTTGGTTGAGAGGTCTGGGTCGAGTATCACGGAGGGCATTGGGCAGGGACGCATCACGGATAACTTGAAGCCGGACATTGACTTGCTGGACGGGTCGCTGCATGTTTCGGACGACAAGAGCATCGAGATGGTGTACAGGTGCTTGGATGAGGAGGGCATCTATCTGGGTGCCAGCTCGGCGCTCAACGTGGCCGCGGCCAAGGAGGTTGcggagaagctgggcaaggGCCACACGGTTGTCACCATGTTGTGTGACGGCGCGTATCGGTATGCGGACCGTCTGTTCTCCAGGAAGTGgttggcggagaagaagctgctcggTGCTATTCCAAAGCACCTCGAAAAGTATATTGTTTTGCCGTAG
- the chfr gene encoding E3 ubiquitin-protein ligase CHFR: protein MDSRKPSLDLEKELTCSICTELLYQPLTLLDCLHTFCGACLKEWFRFQAAKAEKAPTPPAPGEAIFTCPSCRSPVRDTRHNATVVTLLDMYVAANPAKARSDVDKEEMQAKYKPGDQVLPKINTRERTAEERRADEEDRRLIDEVREMSLREATPGGLSQRDRRRRQRQTQSVDGRSRSSRDQSSSSRRRGTEHTTRNSRSDDSSRPGSDHSASDREQRRRRRRSVSRQRQVEHQTSLRSLIGSSEMSERDIEREIEDFARQIQEEGLLDGLDLDNIDLSRDDDLSRRITEAYRRRQRERSRNESSRQPTSSSNNAASRNSEGAQTDARLRAPEGGSRSRASSRSTNGGGQAEDRSRPPPTGSTNLEVRDAARRPRRRTASGGRSATTPVFSSTAETRPAARSSTDLGLRSRTSDPTAPRHSFSEGRSSSTPSVPASSQAPIELPASASSNSNIASFANRVPQWNPNIADPSPATTHELPAAQISRPHLPAELAIVHSAVSSPMSSPSATSGHRRTKSQLFPEPSISCAKCNKQHIEYELHYNCGICTGGQWNICLDCYRAGKGCQYWFGFGYGAWKKWENLRQKGDDSLAKPHMLTACRYLPPPSTPGGADGRKTLTTDDPRGRLETGTFCARCFTWTNDCYWRCDVCNEGDWGFCNNCVNQGNSCTHPLLPLTHEALQAASRPHSPRSTGRPPAATVYTGPQAANIGPFKPLTFRTRCDICQDPISPSHVRYHCFSCKSALIPEAPPGDYDICSSCYNSLVSTGQISMENGHSGWRRCLRGHKMAVIGFADGKIGQWRFIERDIVGGRVLRSEAFESPERNGQELQKSSWKNGDEKLERLVTKDVSATAPSTVGSLSFTQTFPLDGGTGMRANARWAWYPQAGSDDELLFPKGAEIREIEDVNGDWFFGTYMGAKGLFPAPYVRLGQRM, encoded by the exons ATGGATTCTCGAAAGCCCAGCCTGGATCTGGAGAAGGAGCTGACGTGCTCG ATCTGCACGGAGCTCCTATACCAGCCTCTGACCTTGCTTGATTGCCTTCATACCTTTTGCGGAGCGTGCTTGAAAGAGTGGTTTCGCTTCCAAGCTGCAAAGGCTGAGAAAGCACccacgccgccagcgccaggaGAGGCCATATTCACTTGCCCGTCATGTCGCAGCCCAGTACGGGATACGAGGCACAATGCCACAGTTGTCACCTTGCTCGACATGTACGTGGCCGCAAATCCCGCCAAGGCACGGTCTGATGTCGACAAGGAGGAAATGCAAGCAAAATATAAGCCAGGGGACCAGGTGTTGCCAAAAATAAATACTCGAGAGCGGACTGCTGAAGAGAGAAGAgcggacgaggaggatcGTCGTCTGATAGACGAAGTTCGAGAAATGAGCCTGCGCGAGGCGACACCAGGGGGGCTGTCTCAACGAGACAGACGCCGAAGACAAAGGCAAACTCAATCTGTTGACGGGAGATCAAGATCAAGCAGGGACCAGAGCTCGAGCTCTCGCCGTCGAGGGACCGAGCACACAACAAGGAATTCTCGTAGCGATGACTCCAGTCGTCCGGGCTCGGATCACAGTGCCAGTGACAGAGAGCAgcggagaagacggcgccgaagTGTCAGCCGCCAGCGTCAAGTTGAGCACCAAACGTCCCTAAGATCATTGATTGGATCATCGGAGATGAGCGAAAGGGATATTGAGAGAGAAATCGAAGATTTTGCTAGACAGATCCAAGAGGAGGGTCTTCTAGATGGGCTTGATTTGGACAATATTGATTTGTCCCGGGATGACGACTTGAGCAGGCGTATCACCGAGGCATATAGGCGTCGGCAAAGGGAACGATCTCGCAACGAATCTTCCCGCCAGCCCACTTCAAGCAGCAACAACGCAGCTTCTAGGAACTCAGAGGGGGCTCAGACTGACGCAAGATTGAGGGCACCGGAAGGTGGTTCCAGATCCCGCGCCAGCTCAAGGTCAACTAATGGAggcggccaggccgaggACAGGAGTAGGCCGCCTCCAACTGGGTCAACCAACCTTGAAGTGAGAGATGCTGCGAGACGACCACGACGGAGGACTGCTAGCGGGGGCCGTAGTGCCACGACACCCGTCTTTTCGTCAACAGCAGAGACTCGTCCTGCTGCTCGATCCTCAACTGACTTGGGACTACGATCCCGAACATCGGATCCCACTGCACCTCGGCACAGCTTCAGTGAGGGTCGTAGTTCCAGTACTCCATCAGTACCGGCTTCTTCTCAGGCGCCCATTGAGCTGCCAGCGTCAGCATCGAGTAACAGCAACATTGCATCATTTGCTAATCGAGTGCCTCAATGGAACCCTAATATAGCTGATCCCTCGCCGGCAACAACGCATGAGCTGCCTGCAGCACAAATCAGCAGACCCCATCTACCGGCGGAGTTGGCCATTGTTCACTCCGCTGTTTCCAGCCCCATGAGCAGCCCGAGTGCTACTTCAGGTCATCGGCGAACAAAGTCGCAGCTATTCCCTGAACCGTCCATCTCGTGCGCAAAATGCAACAAGCAGCACATAGAATACGAATTGCACTATAACTGCGGCATATGCACGGGCGGGCAGTGGAACATCTGCCTCGACTGCTATCGAGCCGGCAAGGGATGCCAATATTGGTTCGGATTTGGCTATGGCGCGTGGAAGAAGTGGGAGAATTTGCGACAGAAGGGCGATGATTCTTTAGCCAAGCCACACATGCTTACAGCATGTCGATATTTGCCGCCTCCATCGACGCCTGGCGGTGCTGATGGGAGGAAGACGTTGACAACAGATGATCCGAGAGGCAGGTTGGAAACAGGAACGTTCTGCGCTCGGTGCTTCACCTGGACAAACGACTGTTACTGGCGTTGCGACGTATGCAACGAGGGAGACTGGGGATTCTGCAATAACTGTGTCAACCAGGGCAACTCGTGTACCCATCCACTTCTGCCCTTGACTCATGAGGCGCTACAAGCTGCCAGCCGTCCTCATAGCCCGAGATCGACGGGCCGGCCCCCGGCTGCCACTGTCTATACGGGACCTCAAGCAGCAAATATTGGGCCGTTCAAGCCTCTGACGTTCCGCACCAGGTGCGACATTTGCCAGGACCCGATATCTCCGTCTCACGTTCGATACCACTGCTTCAGCTGCAAAAGTGCCTTGATTCCCGAGGCTCCACCAGGTGATTATGATATATGCTCGTCATGCTACAACAGCTTGGTTTCGACGGGCCAAATCAGCATGGAGAATGGGCATTCCGGCTGGAGACGGTGCTTGCGTGGGCATAAAATGGCGGTCATTGGGTTCGCAGACGGCAAAATTGGACAGTGGCGATTTATCGAACGCGACATTGTAGGTGGGCGAGTGCTACGTTCAGAGGCCTTTGAGAGTCCTGAGCGCAATGGGCAAGAGTTGCAAAAATCGTCTTGGAAGAATGGGGATGAGAAATTGGAGCGTCTAGTTACAAAAGACGTCTCCGCAACTGCTCCTTCTACTGTCGGATCACTGTCATTCACGCAAACGTTCCCACTGGATGGCGGCACAGGAATGAGGGCGAATGCCCGTTGGGCCTGGTATCCGCAGGCTGGGTCAGACGACGAACTGTTGTTTCCAAAAGGCGCAGAGATTCGGGAGATTGAGGATGTCAATGGTGATTGGTTCTTCGGTACATATATGGGCGCCAAAGGTCTGTTCCCAGCACCATATGTGCGACTTGGGCAAAGGATGTGA
- the img1 gene encoding mitochondrial 54S ribosomal protein bL19m encodes MNFAPIRRPMGCLKSVFRQARQQRTAQRSLATAAVAPTGNKAISERQRAAHGKVEKFEIYPQIPSIRSTNPDPMPILRQQQLAQLDPAGARTRLFSKDHADSAKVGDVLMVTTQGGEPFSGAFIQIRRRGVDTAILLRGQMMKTGVEMWFKVYSPSVTGIDIIWRRPKRARRARLTYMRKPKHDMGSVDNLVSAWKRERYALRSKSKQAGGKKARA; translated from the exons ATGAATTTCGCACCTATCAGGCGGCCAATGGGCTGTCTCAAGTCCGTCTTTCGACAGGCCAGACAGCAGAGGACTGCGCAGCGTAGTCTGGCTACCGCGGCCGTTGCTCCCACTGGTAACAAAGCCATCAGCGAGAGGCAAC GTGCCGCTCACGGAAAGGTGGAAAAGTTCGAAATCTATCCTCAGATTCCATCTATCCGATCTACGAACCCGGACCCGATGCCCATCCTGCGTCAACAGCAGCTCGCTCAATTAGATCCGGCGGGTGCCAGAACACGTCTATTTTCCAAGGATCACGCAGATAGCGCCAAGGTTGGAGATGTACTCATGGTGACTACTCAGGGTGGCGAGCCATTTTCAGGCGCATTTATCCAAatccgacgacgaggcgTCGACACAGCCATCTTGCTGAGGGGACaaatgatgaagacgggTGTGGAAATGTGGTTCAAGGTCTACAGCCCCTCCGTTACGGGTATTGATATCATCTGGCGAAGACCGAAGAGGGCGAGAAGGGCGAGACTGACGTACATGCGGAAGCCCAAGCACGACATGGGCAGTGTGGATAACTTGGTGTCAGCATGGAAAAGGGAGAGATATGCCTTACGATCCAAGTCAAAACAGGCCGGTGGGAAGAAGGCTCGGGCATAA
- the ECHS1 gene encoding Enoyl-CoA hydratase, whose product MNTVRFVRPIAARVPFQRSTLPRVVRAYSSKSFEYIQTSTPKPGVGQVTLNRPKALNALCTPLINELNEALNEFNASDETSVIVLTGSERAFAAGADIKEMAPLTFSEAYTKSFIESWSLLTTQIKKPIIAAVSGHALGGGCELAMMCDLIYCTEKANFGQPEIKLGTIPGAGGSQRLTRAIGKSKAMELILTGKSFSGAEAERWGVAARTFPTYEALMEETLKTAETIAGYSKVAVQACKEVVNKSQDLGLRDGVEFERRVFHSLFGSQDQKIGMKAFAEKTKAEWTHS is encoded by the exons ATGAACACTGTTCGGTTCGTCAGACCCATTGCGGCTCGGGTGCCGTTCCAGCGCTCAACCTTGCCTCGCGTGGTTCGCGCGTATAGCTCCAAGTCTTTCGAGTACATCCAGACGTCTACTCCCAAACCCGGCGTCGGCCAAG TCACGCTCAACCGACCCAAGGCCCTCAATGCCCTCTGCACCCCACTGATCAACGAGCTCAACGAGGCTCTCAACGAGTTCAATGCTTCAGATGAAACGTCCGTCATTGTCCTCACCGGCTCCGAGAGGGCCTTTGCtgccggcgccgacatcaaggaaATGGCCCCTCTGACCTTCTCCGAAGCCTATACCAAGTCCTTCATCGAGTCGTGGTCTCTCCTGACCACACAGATTAAGAAGCCCATTATTGCTGCCGTCTCCGGCCACGCCCTCGGCGGAGGCTGCGAGCTTGCCATGATGTGCGACCTCATCTACTgcacggaaaaggccaacTTCGGACAGCCCGAGATCAAGCTTGGTACCATTCCCGGTGCTGGTGGCAGCCAACGCCTGACCCGAGCCATCGGCAAatccaaggccatggagcTTATTCTAACGGGCAAGTCCTTCTCTGGCGCTGAAGCCGAGAGGTGGGGTGTCGCCGCCAGAACTTTCCCAACCTACGAGGCCTTGATGGAGGAGACGCTCAAGACTGCCGAGACCATTGCCGGATACTCCAAGGTTGCTGTCCAGGCGTGCAAGGAGGTTGTCAACAAGAGCCAGGACCTGGGTCTACGAGACGGTGTCGAGTTTGAGCGACGTGTCTTCCACAGCTTGTTTGGCAGCCAAGACCAGAAGATTGGCATGAAGGCCTTTGCGGAGAAGACCAAGGCCGAGTGGACTCACTCTTAG